The following proteins are encoded in a genomic region of Glycine max cultivar Williams 82 chromosome 18, Glycine_max_v4.0, whole genome shotgun sequence:
- the LOC100500150 gene encoding uncharacterized protein isoform X1, giving the protein MEESRNNPSQVDSFQVDEMHNLSIVEWKKKRKLQTDQLDLLRPKHRCWVGSFSSAHASVFDENPVLESMHNHTVESSEPESAKDSNSLMEDCDTAISVNEESKHEADCGNSYLYVNRVSYIDEEAFVDSECIPPYDDANAQALINHEEHLQGLGSFSGHECSEDAKDSNEYPVEKEFEDFLYSSGANSNVYVLSSGRWNVNQEAQSSSRPPTIDQEFEEYFSMLML; this is encoded by the exons ATGGAGGAAAGCAGGAACAACCCTTCTCAAGTTGACAG CTTCCAGGTGGATGAAATGCACAATCTTAGCATTGttgaatggaaaaagaaaagaaaattacagACTGATCAGTTGGATTTGCTTAGACCTAAACATAGATGCTGGGTTGGAAGTTTCTCCTCTGCACATGCTTCAGTGTTTGATGAGAATCCAGTTTTAGAGAGCATGCATAACCACACAGTTGAAAGCTCGGAACCTGAATCTGCCAAAGACAGCAATAGTCTTATGGAAGACTGTGATACTGCCATTTCTGTAAATGAAGAATCCAAGCATGAGGCAGATTGCGGAAATTCATACTTATATG TAAATAGGGTAAGCTATATCGATGAGGAAGCTTTTGTTGATAGCGAATGCATTCCACCTTATGATGATGCCAATGCACAAGCTTTGATCAATCATGAGGAACACCTTCAGGGGTTAGGAAGCTTTTCAGGTCATGAATGCTCAGAAGATGCTAAAGACAGCAATGAGTACCCTGTCGAGAAGGAATTCGAAGATTTTCTTTACTCCAGTGGGGCGAATTCTAATGTGTATGTCCTTTCATCTGGAAGATGGAATGTAAATCAAG AAGCTCAATCAAGCTCAAGACCACCAACAATTGATCAAGAGTTTGAGGAGTACTTTTCTATGCTTATGCTCTAG